The following nucleotide sequence is from Apium graveolens cultivar Ventura chromosome 4, ASM990537v1, whole genome shotgun sequence.
CAACTGGTTCAGTGGGGTCGTACACAGTATTCATAAATTCTTTATCACTGATTGGCATCTCACCTTTTGCAATTCTGACTTCATCTATTTCCTATCAGATGGAAAACAAATCTAAAGTAACTCATTCATTCTTTATGTTTAATTATCTATAGATCTTCATGAATCCAACCAAGTCAATCGATATATTTGTTAGATCTTTAACAATGCATAACTTCAAGCAATCATTTCTATTAAATTTACTAGTATTGAAGTCTGTTAAAAATTTAGGGTAGGACTTCTAGATTATTCGTGCTACGTGAAGTGCCGGAACCATAAGATTATAGAATCACGTAATCAAATTATGTGGGCTTCCGTAGATGTAGATTATATATAGTGGACGTTTGACAATTATATAAGTAAACTAAATTAATACTCTAATCCTCGTGCACAATGACTATTTTCTTTGACCTGAAGGTAACAAGACAGAAATACAGACAAGTGTCTGGATCTGTATTTACTTGTGCAAGAACGAAGATCCCAAGTTCCCTTTTATTGAGAAAAAGAACTCGGTCCACACCCTGTTTTGTTGGGAAGAAGAGATGGATTCGAATCAAATACAACTTCAGTAAACCTTCCTCCACCTTCCATTTCCTGGCAAGGAGCTCTTGCATTTTTCAAATCCAAGGGTCTAGATGTTCAAAACATCTCTACACTTTTGGGTACGTAATTAATTCTAGCTACGAAGAAGCCTTTTAAGTCTCATTTATGTATGTACTACTCTGAAAGGTATTTGGCACACAATGGGAAGCACACATTGCTCCTACATTCTTGATCGACTCTACAACTTCAACAAAACGGGAAAACCAAATCCAACAATGAATAAAACTCTACTAAAAGATTTACAGAAGAGATGCCCGTTAATCAATAAAAAGAGACAAAGCCAGCAGCTCATGTTTCTTAATCCAGACATTGCCAAAACCTACAGACTCAACAATACATACTACAAAAGAGTGCTCACAAATAAATCTCTTGAAGTTAATCAGCAGCTACTCTACGACAGTGACACTAATGATTTTACAGACCAATATGCAAATTATTTTGAGGACTTTCGGAGGGGTTTTGGTTTATCAATAACACGAATGGGAGGCATTCAAGTGTTGACAGGAAAAAAGGGAGAAATACGTAGAAACTGTCGAGTCAGAAACAAGTCATAGGCTGTTTTCCTAGCCAGTGGTTTAATTATTTACCTGAATAATAACTTGTAATCCAACCTTCGGCTTATAGTTATATATTTTGTGAATTTGATGCAAAATAAAAGTAATAATAATGACATCAAATAAAAATTACTTTCTTTAATCTCTTTGTAATTATAATTTTCACCAAAACAATTTTAACACCTTTAATTCCAGGTGATAGCATAATTAATAGATTGAACTAATCTTGTcgttatggattaaaaactaagatatataattgttttatttattactaaggaacgtgagcttcgaggctcgatttgactgctcttgtgtttcgtgacttaATCTGCCTTAtaaagatgcctacgtaccttgctgattgccaaggatgaagtcgaaaaacatagttctgatctgtggggtgacGCCCcatatatagatgttgggagtccttgaattggacttggtataggataCTTGGTGGCCAAGTCTCTGAATttgaatggactttggagtcctaggaagtaggaagctgattccctatcccatgaggttccttggaggccaatctactaggatttatatccccactatgacttatcttaatagttgtttttctccattattaattaattacgaaattaattaataatcagggttttgggccttctttgttccattaggcctgatctgatccatcacgcctgatcaatgtgttaacctttttggtctgaatatcatacatcttcttattgggccttgcagcccaaatcatgtgtaattaatacaacattaactatgtaatcatgatttatttattctCTATCATTTGCaccccaacttttgggaaacagggactaggtttcgcagaagttaagttcattcgttcccttgtAGAGTATCGTTTTttacgtaaagtgtggagcgacctacacatttacaacgattttcttttgttccttttattcaggaattatcttaattttcaggaatttttccattatttctgggatttttccttaattctgggattttccttaatttccaggaatttttcccttaattctggtatttgtccttaatttccaggaatttttccctttattctgggatttttccttaattttctggaattctaggatttttccttaattttctggatttattccttattttctgaaatattaacatattttagaaaatattttaaggaatttcctaAATTATCACCCCTTTCAgaatttttcttccttctttttctttttcttcctttttttaatagctggttcgaccaggaatcctgttagaccagaatcctggtcgaataaGGCCTCTCATtgccctggtcgaaggaatttCGAGGAGGAGGGTTTCGActaggaatcctggtcgaatttcggccacGATTTTTTCCTATTTTTTTTTTCGAGCAGAAAttttttttcgactaggatttttctccccttttcggtcaggattccCGTTTTTGACATAATTAGCCATCTTTATAAGCCCTGATCGACAGAAATTCGGGCTCAAAGATTTTGATCAGGAATTCTTCATATTTCTTGGTCAAATTGGTTTTGATTCTAGTTGAATTAAGTCTGTTATCCAGCCCTATTCGACAGGATTTCGACCTCAGGAATTTCGATGAGGATTTTCTTATATTTCCTGGTCGAATGGGTCTTGAATATGTTACTTTTTTTGCGTATATTTTTGTAATTTCCATATATTTtgatttgggcccttaaacctgggcTGAATTTTTTTTCAACTCAAATTTGGGCCTAAGATTGGGCCTTTACCTTTAATTCAAATATTTGGGCCCTGTTCTAGGCTTATCTTTATTGGGCGCATTCCTGGACCCATTTATTAAactaggtttttgtttttgagccCATTGTTTTAACTGGGCTTCTTAAATAGGGCTTTTGTACTTGGGCCTTGGTTCTAGGCCTTTTTAGCCCAAAACACCTAggtttttcaagatttttctagaattgggccttATCTCTGAGCCCAAATTTCAGGTTCTTCTAAGggtttctggattcttccagaatcttcaaaaattcaagtttttctcttgatttttccaggaatttcctggataattccagaaccttttcatttttgggcccaaatgggcttttcaATGCCCAAATCACCTCCttcttggctatataaaggtgggatgagagtgtgatttcCTCAAACTTCTCATTTCACATCTTCACTCAATCTACAATTCTCTCCCTTTCAACACTTTTCTTCCTTTGGTTTTCCAGCCACCCTTCCTTCCAAGGTTTCGAGGTTTTTCCAGGCTTCATTAATGGCTgataagaattctgagagagcgGCAAAGATAGCCTCAACATCAAAAAAAGGTAAGGATATCaaaatccgctcttcttacatgtccctgattgatatgattaatactaggagggatgaatatccctccactggacatcttgattcttttaatcattgcaatacttggcacaacatagattatgataagttaaatgcacgttataacgttcttcctcctcttagattagttccagtttctgaTGGTGACCATACTTAccactggaaacccgatactctttttatttatacagatgccctcgatgctgggcttaggttcccttttcaccctttcattcctcatcttctagctgatttacaaatcaacccatgtcagcttcctccaaacgcttggaggaacattttatat
It contains:
- the LOC141718354 gene encoding putative peroxidase 26, which produces MNPTKVGLLDYSCYVKCRNHKIIESQLGPHPVLLGRRDGFESNTTSVNLPPPSISWQGALAFFKSKGLDVQNISTLLGIWHTMGSTHCSYILDRLYNFNKTGKPNPTMNKTLLKDLQKRCPLINKKRQSQQLMFLNPDIAKTYRLNNTYYKRVLTNKSLEVNQQLLYDSDTNDFTDQYANYFEDFRRGFGLSITRMGGIQVLTGKKGEIRRNCRVRNKS